A DNA window from Fodinibius sp. Rm-B-1B1-1 contains the following coding sequences:
- the rho gene encoding transcription termination factor Rho: MGRSRNNNRGRKKNKNVFIPRFNERGNVQVAGRYEGVVEINAKNYGFARKKDHEFSYEPQDPFLKPDEVKRHNLRPGLEIEGEYEEDDRGHRHIHSIEKINGRDPMEWQRATRFELQTPIMPNEHIKLGVDPDNIEMRVLDLIAPIGKGQRALLVAPPRTGKTVLLKKIAESLTENHPDISTGVLLVDERPEEVTDFLRSTDAEVFASSNDKETESHVRITELALGYVKRKAEMGDDAVLLIDSLTRLGRAYNNVQESSGRTLSGGLDIRALEIPKKIFGSARKIEGGGSLTIIATCLIETNSRMDDLIFEEFKGTGNMEVVLDRELSNDRIYPAINISASGTRNEDKFIGDSMEERNMVRRYLLKKSPKESMQSLLKVLRNTDSNEELLNQIAAMV, encoded by the coding sequence ATGGGACGTTCACGAAATAATAATCGCGGTCGCAAGAAAAATAAAAATGTATTTATACCTCGATTTAATGAAAGAGGTAATGTGCAGGTGGCCGGTCGGTACGAAGGCGTAGTTGAAATTAACGCCAAGAATTATGGTTTTGCTCGTAAAAAAGACCATGAATTTAGTTATGAGCCTCAAGACCCTTTCTTAAAACCTGATGAGGTTAAAAGGCATAATTTACGTCCTGGTTTGGAAATTGAAGGGGAATACGAGGAAGATGATCGGGGACATCGCCACATTCATTCTATAGAAAAGATAAACGGGCGCGATCCGATGGAATGGCAAAGGGCTACTCGGTTTGAGCTTCAGACTCCAATTATGCCCAACGAACATATAAAGTTGGGGGTTGATCCGGATAATATTGAAATGCGCGTCTTAGATTTAATAGCCCCCATTGGTAAAGGGCAACGAGCATTACTTGTTGCGCCCCCTCGAACGGGAAAAACAGTTTTGTTGAAAAAGATTGCAGAATCATTAACCGAGAACCATCCAGATATAAGTACCGGAGTCTTGTTGGTAGATGAGCGTCCGGAAGAGGTCACTGACTTCCTGCGTTCTACTGACGCAGAGGTATTTGCATCATCTAACGATAAGGAGACGGAAAGTCATGTTAGAATAACAGAATTGGCCTTAGGCTATGTAAAACGTAAGGCCGAAATGGGAGATGATGCGGTGCTGCTCATTGATTCGTTAACTCGCCTTGGACGTGCCTATAATAATGTACAGGAAAGTAGTGGTCGTACCCTTTCTGGCGGACTCGATATACGAGCCCTTGAAATTCCCAAGAAGATTTTTGGCTCGGCCCGAAAAATTGAAGGAGGAGGTTCGCTGACAATTATTGCTACTTGCCTTATCGAAACGAACTCTCGTATGGATGACCTCATTTTTGAAGAGTTTAAAGGAACTGGAAATATGGAGGTTGTACTTGACCGGGAATTGTCAAACGACCGTATTTATCCGGCCATTAATATCAGTGCTTCGGGAACTCGTAACGAAGACAAATTTATTGGGGATTCGATGGAGGAGCGAAATATGGTTCGGCGCTATCTGCTCAAGAAATCTCCTAAAGAATCAATGCAGAGCCTTTTGAAGGTACTGCGAAATACCGATAGCAATGAGGAACTGCTCAATCAAATTGCAGCGATGGTATAA
- a CDS encoding rhodanese-like domain-containing protein, giving the protein MEEISVQSLKEKIDSNTNFILLDVREPFEQYQSKIDIENSRLIPVDELSERVNELADQKEKEIICLCRSGSRSAKACKFLSQEGFTNVKNLKGGINEWAREIDSSLPVY; this is encoded by the coding sequence ATGGAAGAAATTTCTGTACAATCTCTCAAAGAAAAAATTGACAGCAATACGAATTTTATTCTTTTAGATGTAAGAGAACCTTTTGAACAATATCAATCTAAAATTGATATTGAAAATTCACGGCTAATCCCTGTGGATGAGCTATCAGAGCGTGTTAATGAGCTCGCAGATCAAAAAGAAAAGGAAATTATCTGTCTTTGTCGTAGTGGTTCAAGAAGTGCCAAGGCCTGTAAATTTCTTTCCCAAGAAGGATTCACTAATGTTAAGAATTTAAAGGGTGGCATTAATGAATGGGCCCGTGAAATTGATAGCAGTCTCCCCGTATATTAA
- a CDS encoding DUF1343 domain-containing protein: MAVAIMGCQSTEKQSDPHVMTGAANLTEQNYEQLQGKKVGLVTNHSAVVDGTLLIDLLHEAEGVELTALFSPEHGIRGDADAGEYVGDTIDEKTGIPIYSLYGETRKPTEEMLQDVDILVFDMQDVGARFYTYISTMGYTMQAAAENDIAYLVLDRPNPLGGNMVEGFIPELESDSFVGLYPIPVTHGMTTGELAKMIKGEGYLDNLDNLDLEVVKNQGWQRDMLWPDMNLEWIPPSPNIPNFETALIYPGACLFEATHISEGRGTKSPFILIGTPWADGQTLAEELNKKSLPGLEFESSSFIPESIEGMSTNPKLEGEELEGIKYKVTDKEKVEPVAAGVHVLLTFYNAAPDSVKKDFFRAKRLNTLAGSENFHDMVVRGKSAEVIIEQWKDEIQSFKEKRKPYLLY; the protein is encoded by the coding sequence ATGGCAGTTGCCATAATGGGCTGCCAAAGTACTGAAAAGCAAAGTGATCCCCACGTAATGACCGGGGCCGCTAACCTCACTGAACAAAACTATGAGCAATTGCAGGGCAAAAAAGTTGGATTGGTTACGAATCACAGTGCCGTAGTTGATGGCACACTGTTGATTGATCTGTTGCACGAGGCCGAGGGGGTGGAGCTGACAGCTCTCTTTAGTCCCGAGCATGGAATTCGCGGTGATGCGGATGCTGGAGAATATGTTGGGGATACCATAGATGAAAAAACAGGTATTCCTATTTACAGTCTGTATGGTGAGACAAGAAAACCCACTGAAGAAATGCTCCAAGATGTAGATATATTGGTTTTTGATATGCAAGATGTGGGAGCGCGTTTTTACACCTATATTTCTACAATGGGATATACCATGCAGGCAGCAGCAGAAAATGATATTGCCTATCTGGTTTTGGATCGTCCTAACCCATTGGGCGGAAACATGGTGGAGGGTTTTATTCCAGAGCTCGAGTCTGATTCATTTGTAGGGCTATACCCCATCCCGGTTACGCATGGTATGACGACGGGCGAACTGGCCAAGATGATTAAGGGGGAGGGTTATTTGGATAACCTCGATAATTTAGATTTAGAAGTGGTAAAAAATCAGGGATGGCAGCGAGATATGCTCTGGCCCGATATGAATTTGGAGTGGATTCCTCCAAGTCCAAATATTCCTAATTTTGAGACGGCGTTGATATATCCTGGGGCATGCCTGTTTGAGGCAACGCATATAAGCGAAGGACGAGGTACTAAAAGTCCGTTTATTCTTATCGGTACACCTTGGGCTGATGGCCAAACATTGGCAGAGGAACTAAATAAAAAAAGTCTGCCCGGCCTGGAATTTGAGTCATCCTCTTTTATCCCTGAAAGCATCGAGGGGATGTCAACGAATCCTAAATTAGAAGGAGAAGAGTTAGAAGGTATCAAGTATAAAGTAACCGACAAGGAAAAGGTAGAACCCGTGGCGGCAGGAGTTCATGTGCTGCTGACTTTTTATAATGCAGCCCCCGATTCGGTAAAAAAAGATTTCTTTAGAGCTAAACGACTAAATACGTTGGCCGGTTCCGAAAATTTCCATGATATGGTGGTTCGGGGAAAATCGGCTGAAGTAATTATTGAACAGTGGAAAGACGAAATCCAATCCTTTAAAGAGAAAAGAAAACCGTATTTACTGTACTAA
- the lptB gene encoding LPS export ABC transporter ATP-binding protein, with protein MPDQSSNKTLYSRGLTKSYKKRTVVSDVSIDVTQGEIVGLLGPNGAGKTTTFYMFVGLVTPNKGQIFLDDKNLTGMPMYKRARLGVGYLSQEASVFRNLTVRENLESILQFFDFTDKKIKQRVDQLIEEFGLERVVDSKGYSLSGGERRRTEIARALVTDPKFILLDEPFAGVDPIAVEDIQEIVADLKYRNIGIFITDHNVHETLAITDRAYLMFEGNILKEGSADQLAEDEEARRLYLGNQFKLDRYGGQQEE; from the coding sequence ATGCCGGACCAATCATCAAACAAAACGCTTTATAGTCGAGGTCTTACTAAAAGCTATAAAAAACGTACGGTGGTTTCGGATGTCTCTATAGATGTTACCCAGGGAGAAATTGTAGGCCTTCTTGGTCCCAACGGCGCCGGTAAAACCACGACTTTCTATATGTTTGTCGGGCTGGTTACACCCAACAAAGGACAAATTTTTCTGGATGATAAAAATTTGACCGGCATGCCAATGTACAAACGAGCCCGGTTGGGAGTAGGATACCTTTCGCAGGAAGCAAGTGTTTTTCGTAACCTTACTGTTCGCGAAAACCTGGAATCAATTCTTCAATTCTTTGACTTCACCGATAAAAAAATCAAACAACGTGTTGATCAACTTATTGAAGAATTCGGGCTCGAACGTGTTGTTGATAGCAAAGGATACAGTCTGTCGGGCGGAGAGCGACGACGCACCGAAATTGCCCGGGCCTTGGTTACCGATCCCAAATTCATCCTCTTAGATGAGCCCTTTGCCGGCGTTGACCCTATTGCGGTTGAAGATATACAGGAAATAGTTGCCGACCTCAAATACCGAAACATCGGTATCTTCATCACTGATCATAATGTCCATGAGACCCTGGCCATTACTGACCGCGCGTACCTGATGTTTGAAGGGAATATCCTTAAAGAAGGCTCGGCCGATCAGCTGGCTGAAGATGAAGAAGCCCGTCGGCTTTACCTTGGCAACCAATTCAAACTTGATCGCTATGGTGGACAACAAGAAGAGTAA
- the purQ gene encoding phosphoribosylformylglycinamidine synthase subunit PurQ, whose protein sequence is MSATFGVIVFPGSNCDHDAYHALAHIMNAKTKFLWHKDTDLSDIDFLLVPGGFSYGDYLRSGAIARFSPIMQSVIDFAQKGNPVLGICNGFQILLEAGLLPGAMLHNKDLRFVCKQTHLRCETSNTLFTRNIKKNTVLQIPVAHGEGNYFTDQDQLKELNDNDQVVFRYCDADGNATEEANFNGSVDNIAGICNTQRNVLGMMPHPERAVEKIIGSDDGKHIFKSVLNELAVA, encoded by the coding sequence GTGTCTGCTACATTTGGCGTAATTGTATTTCCCGGCTCAAACTGCGACCACGACGCGTATCACGCGCTGGCGCATATCATGAATGCGAAAACGAAATTTTTATGGCATAAAGATACTGATCTGTCGGATATTGACTTTTTGTTAGTTCCCGGCGGATTCTCCTACGGAGACTACCTCCGATCGGGGGCCATAGCTCGCTTTTCACCTATCATGCAATCAGTCATCGACTTTGCTCAAAAAGGCAATCCCGTTTTAGGAATCTGTAATGGATTTCAGATTCTGCTGGAGGCCGGCCTGCTGCCCGGGGCCATGTTGCATAACAAAGACCTCCGATTTGTATGCAAACAAACCCATCTGCGCTGCGAAACTTCGAATACGCTCTTCACCCGTAACATCAAAAAGAATACCGTTTTACAAATTCCGGTAGCACATGGTGAAGGGAACTACTTTACAGACCAAGATCAATTAAAAGAGCTCAATGATAACGACCAGGTTGTTTTTCGCTATTGCGACGCAGATGGCAATGCAACCGAAGAAGCCAATTTCAATGGATCGGTAGACAATATTGCCGGCATCTGCAATACACAACGAAACGTATTGGGAATGATGCCACATCCCGAGCGCGCCGTAGAAAAAATTATTGGTTCAGATGACGGAAAGCATATTTTTAAATCCGTTCTTAATGAACTTGCTGTAGCTTAA
- a CDS encoding ATP-dependent Clp protease adaptor ClpS: MIDLQFSLLGSDSGGQQQEQSPDIDVDVLEKEQEDEDEKTPWRVILYDDDIHTFDEVIGQLIKALGCSQDHAEELTYKVHNEGKAEVYEGPFEDCFEVNGVLKEIQLVTEIKG; this comes from the coding sequence ATGATCGATCTGCAGTTTAGCTTATTAGGATCTGACTCGGGTGGCCAACAACAAGAACAGTCGCCCGACATTGACGTTGATGTACTCGAGAAAGAGCAGGAAGATGAAGACGAAAAAACTCCGTGGAGAGTTATTCTGTATGATGATGACATCCACACCTTTGATGAGGTGATTGGACAGCTTATAAAGGCCTTGGGCTGCTCACAAGATCATGCAGAAGAACTGACGTATAAAGTTCACAACGAAGGTAAAGCTGAAGTCTATGAAGGTCCTTTTGAGGACTGCTTCGAAGTCAACGGCGTACTTAAAGAAATTCAACTTGTCACCGAAATAAAAGGATAA
- the purS gene encoding phosphoribosylformylglycinamidine synthase subunit PurS, with the protein MYKATVNVTLRKSILDPQGKAAHNALKNLGLNEVNQVRIGKRIELDIDASDESEAQAIAEEACTKLLANEVMEDFDIEIHEN; encoded by the coding sequence ATGTATAAGGCTACTGTAAACGTAACACTTCGCAAGTCAATTTTAGATCCCCAGGGAAAAGCGGCGCACAATGCGCTCAAGAACCTCGGTCTCAATGAGGTTAATCAAGTGCGCATAGGTAAGCGCATTGAGCTCGATATTGATGCCTCTGACGAAAGTGAGGCACAGGCTATTGCCGAAGAGGCCTGTACTAAGTTATTGGCTAACGAAGTTATGGAAGACTTTGACATTGAGATTCACGAAAACTAA
- the miaA gene encoding tRNA (adenosine(37)-N6)-dimethylallyltransferase MiaA, whose product MQIVLLGPTAVGKTSLSVELAQTLNAEIISTDSRQCYKYMNIGTATPAEDERAGVPHYNLSIIDPATKDSVVNFYERAMEWKKDILSRDKNAFFVGGSTLHVQCVIQPLDDVPEADEENIAKLEAKIEQEGIESLYQKLKEVDPEYAQKMDGMNTQRIVRALDVWMQTGRPFSSFHSDDNTITVPDDMIVFGLQRERQNLYDRINRRVDLMFEHGFLDEVRAILDEGYTLEDPGLNTVGYKEAIAYLHDEVSRDKMLKDMKTQTRRYAKRQLSWFRRWDFINWIDLETTTYDEAQNYIHSQLAAKSNKD is encoded by the coding sequence GTGCAAATAGTTTTATTGGGACCCACGGCCGTGGGCAAAACATCCCTCTCCGTCGAGTTGGCACAAACTCTCAATGCCGAAATTATTTCTACGGATTCCCGACAGTGCTACAAATATATGAACATCGGCACGGCCACTCCTGCGGAAGATGAACGAGCCGGCGTCCCCCATTATAACCTTTCTATCATCGATCCCGCTACAAAAGACAGTGTAGTCAATTTTTATGAGCGAGCAATGGAATGGAAAAAAGATATTTTATCTCGCGACAAAAATGCTTTTTTCGTAGGTGGCAGTACGTTGCACGTTCAGTGTGTTATCCAACCACTGGATGATGTTCCAGAAGCCGATGAAGAAAATATTGCCAAGCTTGAGGCTAAAATTGAGCAAGAAGGCATTGAATCTCTGTACCAAAAGCTCAAAGAAGTAGATCCTGAGTATGCCCAAAAAATGGATGGCATGAACACCCAGCGTATTGTCCGTGCTCTGGATGTATGGATGCAAACCGGTCGGCCGTTCAGCTCTTTTCATTCTGATGACAACACAATCACTGTTCCTGATGATATGATCGTTTTTGGATTGCAGCGCGAACGACAAAATCTTTATGACCGCATTAACCGTCGCGTAGACCTTATGTTTGAGCACGGTTTTCTGGATGAAGTTCGGGCAATTCTGGATGAAGGATACACGTTAGAAGATCCCGGCCTTAATACCGTTGGTTATAAAGAGGCCATTGCTTATTTACATGATGAAGTTTCGCGCGATAAAATGCTTAAAGACATGAAAACACAAACCCGTCGATATGCCAAGCGGCAGCTTTCGTGGTTTCGGCGGTGGGATTTTATCAACTGGATAGACCTTGAAACTACGACCTATGACGAGGCTCAGAATTATATCCATTCACAGTTAGCAGCTAAGTCAAATAAAGATTAA
- the dnaN gene encoding DNA polymerase III subunit beta, whose amino-acid sequence MKFNVSSSELVKALSAVSGAVPNKATLPILETILFESDGEKLRLTATDLEISILESMSADIDEGGAVAIPARRLIDTLRQLPDIPVSFEVDEKFNIKFRTDKGTYKLVGEDPDEFPEVPNLDEGHTLESTREVISTAIDKTLFAVSNDDLRPAMMGVYFDIGSDESKFVATDGHRLVKYIKEDLTSDKDVDFIVPEKALNLVQKALHDEECVLTITEDHVRFKSGNTIVITRLINEQYPNYESVIPKDNEKTLVINKEQMLATVKRVSIFSSSTTRQIRLQLNPDKLTIRAEDIDMSSEAKETIACEYSNDEMEIGFNAKYLADVLGNVDDEEVYFEFSTPNRAGIVKPSEEDENERILMLVMPVMLNTYA is encoded by the coding sequence ATGAAATTCAACGTATCAAGCAGTGAACTGGTAAAGGCATTATCTGCTGTTTCTGGGGCAGTGCCTAACAAAGCAACGCTCCCAATTCTGGAAACAATTTTATTTGAGAGTGATGGAGAAAAGTTGCGACTAACGGCTACCGATCTTGAGATTTCAATTCTTGAGTCGATGAGTGCCGATATTGATGAGGGGGGCGCTGTGGCGATTCCAGCCCGTCGTCTCATTGATACGCTCCGCCAACTGCCGGATATACCGGTATCTTTTGAGGTTGATGAAAAGTTTAATATCAAGTTCCGTACCGATAAGGGTACGTATAAATTAGTGGGCGAAGATCCCGATGAATTTCCCGAAGTACCTAATTTAGATGAGGGCCATACTCTGGAAAGCACACGGGAGGTTATTTCAACTGCCATTGATAAAACGCTTTTTGCCGTATCCAATGATGATTTACGTCCGGCCATGATGGGTGTTTATTTCGATATTGGAAGTGACGAAAGTAAGTTTGTGGCAACGGATGGGCATCGCCTCGTTAAATATATCAAAGAAGATCTTACCAGCGATAAAGACGTTGATTTTATTGTCCCCGAAAAGGCGTTGAACCTTGTTCAAAAAGCACTGCATGACGAAGAGTGTGTGTTGACAATCACCGAAGATCATGTACGCTTTAAAAGCGGAAATACGATTGTTATTACGCGACTTATTAATGAGCAGTATCCCAATTATGAGTCGGTGATCCCCAAGGACAATGAGAAGACGCTTGTTATTAATAAAGAGCAAATGCTGGCTACGGTAAAACGTGTATCTATTTTCTCAAGTTCTACGACACGCCAGATTCGATTGCAGCTCAACCCCGATAAGCTTACGATTCGGGCCGAGGATATCGATATGAGCAGCGAGGCAAAAGAGACGATTGCTTGTGAGTATAGTAACGATGAAATGGAGATCGGCTTTAATGCTAAATATCTTGCTGATGTGTTGGGTAATGTTGATGATGAAGAGGTCTATTTTGAGTTTTCTACTCCTAACAGAGCTGGAATTGTAAAGCCGTCGGAAGAGGATGAAAATGAGCGTATTTTAATGCTCGTTATGCCGGTTATGCTCAATACCTATGCGTAA
- a CDS encoding SAM-dependent chlorinase/fluorinase has translation MRNVITLTTDFGLQDYYVSAMKAVMLNIAADARLVDISHEIPSQDIMAGSWILKNSAMLFPSGTVHTVVIDPGVGTERDPVALKINDQFFVGPDNGIFSLLTSDKDYQAVRLTNEDYWRENPSNTFHGRDIFAPVAAHLSEGVPLDELGDPIDELVTYRWTVPIADKDGLEGMVIHIDKFGNLVTNITEELLEEVIGDKQVRIYVGNTILDEIATTFGKVTEGEPVAYIGSSGMLEVGINKGNAEEMLSVQKGAQISLILQKESQPES, from the coding sequence ATGCGTAATGTAATCACTCTTACGACCGATTTTGGCCTTCAGGATTATTATGTGAGTGCCATGAAAGCTGTTATGCTTAATATAGCAGCTGATGCACGATTGGTTGATATCTCACATGAAATCCCATCGCAAGATATTATGGCGGGTTCCTGGATCTTAAAAAATTCGGCTATGCTGTTTCCTTCCGGTACTGTGCATACGGTTGTGATTGATCCCGGGGTGGGTACTGAACGCGATCCTGTAGCCTTAAAAATTAATGACCAGTTTTTTGTTGGGCCGGATAATGGGATTTTTTCTCTCCTCACTTCGGATAAAGACTACCAAGCTGTACGGTTAACGAATGAGGATTATTGGAGAGAGAATCCCTCCAACACTTTTCATGGTCGTGATATTTTTGCGCCGGTGGCGGCCCATCTGAGTGAGGGCGTACCATTAGACGAACTTGGTGATCCGATTGATGAACTGGTAACTTACCGCTGGACCGTACCCATTGCAGACAAAGATGGTTTGGAAGGGATGGTTATTCATATTGATAAGTTTGGGAACTTGGTTACTAATATTACTGAGGAACTTTTGGAAGAGGTAATTGGAGACAAACAAGTGCGTATTTATGTAGGCAATACTATTCTGGACGAAATTGCCACAACATTTGGTAAGGTAACCGAAGGAGAGCCCGTAGCCTATATTGGCAGTTCCGGGATGTTAGAAGTGGGCATTAATAAAGGTAATGCAGAAGAAATGTTGAGTGTTCAAAAAGGGGCACAAATTTCACTGATCCTGCAAAAAGAAAGTCAGCCGGAATCGTAA
- a CDS encoding class I SAM-dependent methyltransferase, with amino-acid sequence MALEIRSPKYERASITIPAEVADLQKNFNGTICSNKGDEYEIRNNIIDLLGDEHGEMTWAQSSNHWKVTAAVYEDIWRKRSLSLFSGEEFPIQKEKELLIDWLQPEPGKSYMDIGCSTALYGRLVKRDQPDAEIVALDFSKQMLSEARLKSEAEQTDLYLLRADARYLPFFGATFDGLMMGGTLNELTDPLKVLYEARRVIKKEGVFFMMHLIKSPTWYIRLMQDSAGLGGLSFWTVDESNQMFERAGFSMVDQFTKGIVCFTKLIPA; translated from the coding sequence ATGGCTCTTGAAATACGATCTCCCAAATACGAGCGTGCATCTATAACAATTCCTGCTGAGGTTGCTGACCTGCAGAAAAATTTTAATGGCACTATTTGCTCTAACAAAGGCGACGAGTACGAGATTCGGAATAACATCATTGATCTACTTGGGGATGAGCATGGAGAGATGACGTGGGCGCAGAGTTCGAATCACTGGAAGGTGACTGCAGCTGTTTATGAGGATATCTGGCGAAAGCGATCACTTTCGCTTTTTTCGGGTGAAGAGTTTCCTATCCAAAAAGAAAAAGAATTACTGATCGATTGGCTACAACCTGAACCCGGTAAATCATATATGGATATTGGTTGTTCTACGGCGCTCTACGGACGCCTTGTAAAAAGGGACCAGCCTGATGCTGAGATAGTTGCACTCGATTTTTCTAAGCAGATGCTCAGCGAAGCTCGGCTTAAATCAGAGGCAGAGCAAACGGATTTGTATTTGTTACGAGCTGATGCCCGTTACCTTCCATTTTTTGGAGCTACTTTTGATGGATTAATGATGGGGGGTACGCTTAATGAGCTGACGGATCCACTGAAAGTATTATATGAGGCGCGAAGAGTGATTAAGAAAGAGGGTGTTTTTTTTATGATGCATCTCATTAAATCACCCACATGGTATATTCGGTTGATGCAGGATTCTGCTGGGTTGGGTGGGTTGTCATTTTGGACGGTGGATGAAAGTAACCAGATGTTTGAACGTGCTGGTTTTTCAATGGTTGATCAGTTTACTAAGGGTATTGTTTGCTTTACAAAGTTGATTCCTGCCTGA
- the serA gene encoding phosphoglycerate dehydrogenase: MTKKLSYPKHKINVLLLEGVHKDAVKLFEEEGYNVTYQTSSMSEEELHRALERTQIIGIRSKTDMTKSIIDNASNLLCIGAFCIGTNQIDLDAACKNGVAVFNAPYSNTRSVVELAIAEMVLLIRNLPDKIMAMHQGRWQKSAEYSHELRGKKLGIVGYGNIGSQLSVLGEAMGLDVYYYDLEDKMPLGNATRTSSMEELFKTVDIVSVHVDGRPSNKELIGEEELSWLHDEAVFLNLARGKVVNTEALREAIDSKRILGAGIDVYPEEPKTNDEPFEDVMSGARNTILTPHIGGSTMEAQKHIGNFVPHKIMDFINAGNTSGSVNLPNLKLPGFEDSHRFLHIHANKPNIMATINNILARYDINIDGQYLQTNETVGYVITDIDTDYNKKIIDELKNVEGTIRFRVLY, encoded by the coding sequence ATGACGAAAAAACTATCGTATCCCAAGCATAAAATTAATGTTTTACTACTCGAAGGCGTTCATAAAGATGCTGTGAAGCTATTCGAAGAGGAAGGCTATAATGTAACATATCAGACCTCGTCAATGTCAGAAGAGGAGTTGCACAGAGCCTTGGAGCGCACTCAAATTATTGGCATTCGCTCCAAAACAGATATGACGAAATCGATTATTGATAACGCTTCAAACCTGCTGTGTATTGGAGCCTTTTGTATTGGCACTAACCAGATTGATTTAGATGCTGCATGTAAGAACGGTGTTGCTGTTTTTAATGCGCCATATAGCAACACACGGAGTGTGGTGGAGCTGGCTATTGCCGAAATGGTACTTCTTATTCGCAATTTACCCGATAAGATAATGGCTATGCATCAAGGCCGATGGCAAAAGTCGGCTGAATATAGCCATGAACTCCGCGGTAAAAAGCTGGGTATTGTGGGATACGGTAATATTGGTAGCCAGCTAAGCGTATTGGGCGAAGCCATGGGGTTGGACGTGTATTATTACGATCTGGAAGATAAGATGCCTCTTGGTAATGCCACCCGTACTTCTTCTATGGAAGAGTTGTTTAAAACTGTTGATATTGTGAGCGTACATGTGGATGGGCGCCCGTCTAACAAGGAACTTATTGGCGAAGAAGAATTGAGCTGGCTGCACGATGAGGCTGTTTTTTTAAACTTGGCTCGAGGCAAGGTAGTAAATACCGAAGCTCTGCGTGAGGCCATCGATTCCAAACGTATTTTAGGTGCCGGCATAGACGTATATCCCGAAGAGCCCAAAACTAATGACGAGCCTTTTGAAGATGTGATGTCCGGGGCACGCAACACTATTCTTACTCCGCATATTGGTGGAAGCACGATGGAGGCCCAGAAGCATATTGGAAATTTTGTACCCCATAAAATTATGGATTTTATTAATGCTGGTAATACCTCAGGCAGTGTAAATCTGCCCAATTTAAAGCTGCCTGGTTTTGAGGACTCTCACCGCTTTCTGCATATTCATGCCAACAAGCCGAATATTATGGCCACCATTAACAATATCCTGGCCCGGTACGACATTAATATTGATGGGCAGTACCTCCAAACGAATGAAACGGTAGGTTATGTTATTACCGATATTGATACCGATTACAACAAAAAAATAATTGATGAGCTAAAAAATGTGGAGGGCACGATCCGTTTTCGGGTCTTGTATTAA